The following proteins are encoded in a genomic region of Alistipes shahii WAL 8301:
- a CDS encoding glycoside hydrolase family 97 protein → MKKLLLIAAAVLAGASGLRAQEYTAISPDGKITVTVSTAPELRWSVTREGERLLDASRIGMKIAGAEPFGAAPVVRRAERRRIDERSTAPVPTKFRTLHDRCEELLLTFRGGWAVRFRVYDNGAVYRFETARKGTVDIESETAELNFAADFETLWPREENPDFISHCEAFFDRKHLSELDAKRYAYLPVWFSSPRGTRMVVTETDLEDYPCLFLFGGEGHSLRAQFPPVVLEARLREGSDRNEELVKKAPYIARTRGTRTFPWRVVTIDPDDRALLENNLAYQLASKPVEGDASWVRPGKISWEWWHSLNIYGVDFRSGVNTATYKYYIDFAAKYGIDYILLDEGWSVSTLNIKEPRREIDLGELIRHGREKGVGVVLWTLWNPMKKDLEGILDTYRDWGVKGIKIDFMQRSDQEMVRFYDEIARAAFDRGLIVDFHGSFKPAGLQRKYPNVLSFEGVYGMEHDKCSTDISPVHDCTLPFTRMVAGPMDYTPGATRNATRADFAISWDNPMSQGTRAHQAALYVVFESPLQMLCDSPSHYLREAEFTAFIAAVPTVWDETVGLAASVGEYAAVARRSGEKWYIGAITDWTARTLEAPLKFLDGGRYRMKVFADGVNADRIARDYRTETREVTRDDAIALRMAPGGGWAAVLEPVK, encoded by the coding sequence ATGAAAAAACTCCTTCTTATCGCCGCAGCCGTGCTGGCCGGGGCTTCGGGGCTCCGGGCCCAAGAGTACACGGCGATATCTCCCGACGGAAAAATCACGGTGACGGTATCGACCGCGCCCGAACTGCGCTGGAGCGTCACGCGCGAGGGCGAACGGCTGCTCGACGCAAGCCGCATCGGCATGAAGATCGCCGGGGCCGAGCCGTTCGGCGCGGCGCCCGTCGTGCGGCGGGCCGAACGGCGGCGCATCGACGAGCGCAGCACGGCGCCCGTTCCGACCAAGTTCCGCACGCTGCACGATCGCTGCGAAGAGCTTCTGCTTACGTTCCGCGGCGGCTGGGCCGTCCGCTTCCGGGTCTACGACAACGGCGCGGTCTACCGTTTTGAAACGGCGCGAAAGGGGACCGTCGACATCGAGTCGGAGACCGCCGAGCTGAATTTCGCCGCCGATTTCGAGACCCTCTGGCCCCGCGAGGAGAACCCCGATTTCATCTCCCACTGCGAAGCGTTCTTCGACCGCAAGCACCTCTCGGAGCTCGACGCGAAGCGGTACGCCTACCTGCCCGTGTGGTTCTCCTCGCCGCGCGGCACGCGCATGGTCGTGACGGAAACCGATCTGGAGGACTATCCCTGCCTGTTCCTGTTCGGCGGCGAGGGACACAGCCTCCGCGCGCAGTTCCCGCCCGTGGTGCTCGAAGCCCGGCTCAGGGAGGGTTCGGACCGCAACGAGGAGCTGGTGAAAAAAGCGCCCTACATCGCCCGGACCCGAGGCACGCGCACGTTTCCGTGGCGCGTGGTGACCATCGACCCCGACGACCGCGCGCTGCTGGAGAACAACCTCGCCTACCAGCTCGCGTCGAAACCCGTCGAAGGCGACGCCTCGTGGGTGCGGCCGGGCAAGATTTCGTGGGAGTGGTGGCATTCGCTCAATATCTACGGGGTCGATTTCCGCTCGGGGGTCAACACCGCGACCTACAAGTATTACATCGATTTCGCGGCCAAATACGGCATCGACTACATCCTGCTGGACGAAGGGTGGTCCGTGAGCACGCTCAATATCAAGGAGCCGCGCCGGGAGATCGACCTCGGGGAGCTGATCCGCCACGGCCGCGAAAAGGGCGTCGGCGTGGTGCTCTGGACGCTCTGGAACCCCATGAAGAAGGACCTGGAAGGCATCCTGGACACCTACCGCGACTGGGGCGTGAAGGGCATCAAGATCGACTTCATGCAGCGGTCCGATCAGGAGATGGTCCGATTTTACGATGAGATCGCCCGCGCGGCGTTCGACCGCGGTCTGATCGTGGATTTCCACGGGTCGTTCAAACCCGCGGGGCTCCAGCGCAAATACCCCAACGTCCTCTCGTTCGAAGGAGTTTACGGCATGGAGCACGACAAATGCTCGACCGATATTTCGCCCGTCCACGACTGCACGCTGCCCTTCACGCGCATGGTCGCCGGACCGATGGACTACACGCCCGGCGCCACGCGCAACGCCACCCGGGCCGATTTCGCCATCAGCTGGGACAACCCGATGAGCCAGGGCACGCGCGCCCATCAGGCGGCGCTGTACGTCGTCTTCGAAAGTCCGCTTCAGATGCTCTGCGACTCGCCGTCGCACTACCTGCGCGAAGCGGAGTTCACTGCCTTCATCGCCGCCGTGCCGACCGTGTGGGACGAAACGGTGGGGCTCGCCGCCTCGGTGGGCGAGTACGCCGCCGTGGCGCGCCGCAGCGGTGAGAAGTGGTACATCGGAGCCATCACCGACTGGACGGCCCGCACGCTGGAGGCCCCGCTGAAGTTCCTCGACGGTGGCCGCTACCGCATGAAGGTCTTCGCCGACGGGGTGAATGCCGACCGCATCGCGCGGGATTACCGCACCGAAACCCGTGAAGTCACGCGCGACGACGCGATCGCCCTGCGGATGGCCCCCGGAGGCGGTTGGGCCGCCGTTCTCGAACCCGTGAAATGA
- a CDS encoding calcineurin-like phosphoesterase C-terminal domain-containing protein has protein sequence MKTSAFILFAALLAASSLSVTGRAATRTIDLCGRVTASGRGVTGVCVTDGRTIVRTDAKGRYRLPSDTEAEFVYLTLPDGYEIPLRDGTPCIYRRIAPGRRRYDFALEPAVQDMTRHRLLAVADPQVYFECELDSVRRAADDMRLTAADGVPTLGVVCGDIIGDIDRRPPLFEPVSEALAASGVAFFYVAGNHDMDLGVRTSDRAKRSFKEHFGPTYYAFDRGRVHYVVLDDCFYIGRSYLYVGYLDERQLRWLEQDLATVPAGRTVVVCLHIPTWSRAARSGEWSREESHKVLNNRRALYRMLEPYNAHILSAHEHYNENYTPEPHLFEHVHAPLSTLFWQAPWSMDGIPAGYGVYEFDGDGLTWYYKAADHPRSRQFTAYGVGEDRRRPDAVTVNVWNWDPAWQVVWYENGEPRGPMTRYTGYDASIYDYVARYSEHFKHKNIGADRTEHLFHALPASPDAHIRVEVRDRFGRLSVWESGTGYSTPKKP, from the coding sequence ATGAAAACCAGCGCGTTCATCCTCTTTGCGGCGCTGCTCGCCGCCTCGTCTCTTTCCGTCACGGGGCGGGCGGCCACGCGCACGATCGATCTGTGCGGCCGCGTGACGGCTTCCGGCAGGGGCGTGACGGGAGTTTGCGTCACGGACGGCCGCACGATCGTGCGCACCGACGCCAAAGGGCGCTACCGCCTGCCGTCGGACACGGAGGCGGAGTTCGTCTACCTGACGCTGCCCGACGGGTACGAAATCCCCCTGCGCGACGGCACGCCCTGCATCTACCGGCGCATCGCTCCCGGCAGACGGCGCTACGATTTCGCGCTGGAGCCCGCGGTGCAGGACATGACGCGCCACCGCCTGCTGGCGGTCGCCGATCCGCAGGTCTACTTCGAGTGCGAGCTGGACAGCGTGCGCCGGGCCGCGGACGACATGCGGCTGACGGCCGCCGACGGAGTGCCGACGCTGGGGGTGGTCTGCGGCGACATCATCGGCGACATCGACCGCAGGCCCCCGCTTTTCGAACCGGTTAGCGAGGCCCTCGCCGCGAGCGGGGTCGCGTTCTTCTACGTCGCGGGCAACCACGACATGGACCTCGGCGTGCGGACGAGCGACCGGGCGAAACGCTCGTTCAAGGAGCACTTCGGCCCGACCTACTACGCTTTCGACCGCGGCCGCGTGCACTACGTGGTGCTCGACGACTGCTTCTACATCGGCCGCAGCTACCTCTATGTGGGGTATCTCGACGAGCGGCAGCTCCGCTGGCTGGAGCAGGACCTCGCCACCGTCCCGGCGGGCCGCACGGTGGTCGTCTGCCTGCACATCCCGACCTGGTCGCGCGCGGCGCGGAGCGGTGAATGGAGCCGCGAGGAGTCGCACAAGGTGCTCAACAACCGCCGGGCGCTCTACCGGATGCTCGAACCCTACAACGCCCATATCCTCTCCGCGCACGAACATTACAACGAAAACTACACCCCCGAGCCGCACCTCTTCGAGCACGTCCACGCTCCGCTGAGCACCCTTTTCTGGCAGGCCCCGTGGAGCATGGACGGCATTCCGGCCGGGTACGGGGTCTACGAGTTCGACGGCGACGGCCTCACGTGGTACTACAAGGCCGCGGACCACCCCCGCAGCCGGCAGTTCACGGCCTACGGCGTCGGCGAGGACCGCCGCCGCCCCGACGCCGTGACGGTCAACGTCTGGAACTGGGACCCCGCCTGGCAGGTCGTCTGGTACGAGAACGGCGAGCCGCGCGGACCGATGACCCGTTACACGGGGTACGACGCGTCGATCTACGACTACGTGGCGCGTTACAGCGAGCATTTCAAGCACAAAAACATCGGCGCGGACCGCACCGAACACCTCTTCCACGCCCTGCCCGCGTCGCCCGATGCGCATATCCGCGTCGAAGTCCGCGACCGATTCGGCCGGCTCTCGGTCTGGGAGAGCGGCACGGGCTATTCGACACCGAAAAAACCATGA
- a CDS encoding glycoside hydrolase family 97 protein: protein MKKPLSILFAALAALLCTACGSSGRVCSPDGTLCLEVAERGGRIGYSVTRRSAPLLDFSTLGFELLDAPALREGLEITGTSRDSRDETWETVWGEQRTVRSHYNELRVSVRESDAPRRRFDVVFRLFDDGYGFRFEFPEQPHLGEFAITDELTEYRFPSDHNAWWMPAREPYYESLARHTPISRMDTVNTPLTLECAGGGYLALHEADLTDYAKMSLYPDGTTLRCHLTPWSTGVKVYARTPFRTPWRTMIVADTPGGLVTSRLMLNLNEPCRIEDTSWIRPAKYVGIWWSMHLFQETWAQGPRHGATTENAKRYIDFAAEHGIEGVLVEGWNVGWDGEWTKNTDRIRFTEPYPDFDIEAVAGYAAQKGVELIGHHETGADTKNYEAQLEEAFAFYKNHGVDYVKTGYVNVLMDGKELHDSQYGVRHYRRVIETAARCGMMIDNHEPVMPTGIERTWPNLMTQEGVRGQEYNAWSPDGGNPPEHTTVVPFLRGLAGPMDYTFGTFRFDNPVSPFARVQSTIARELAHYVVIYSPLQMASDLPENYRGHKAFDFIRDVPTDWERTLVPAAVIGDYAVFVRQDRSSEDWYLGAVTDEEPRTVGVPLTFLAPGVTYTAQIYADGEGADWKTNPYAVDYEERPVTAADTLTVSMASGGGCAVRFAAPEKTPIR from the coding sequence ATGAAAAAACCTCTTTCGATCCTCTTCGCGGCGCTCGCCGCACTCCTCTGCACCGCCTGCGGCAGCTCAGGCCGCGTCTGCTCGCCCGACGGCACGCTTTGTCTCGAGGTGGCCGAACGCGGCGGCCGCATCGGCTACTCCGTGACGCGCCGCAGCGCGCCCCTTTTGGATTTCTCGACGCTGGGATTCGAACTGCTCGATGCCCCGGCGCTGCGCGAAGGGCTCGAAATCACGGGCACGTCGCGCGACAGCCGTGACGAGACGTGGGAGACCGTCTGGGGCGAACAGCGCACCGTGCGCAGCCATTACAACGAACTGAGGGTCAGCGTGCGCGAAAGCGACGCACCCCGCCGCCGCTTCGACGTGGTGTTCCGCCTGTTCGACGACGGCTATGGCTTCCGCTTCGAATTTCCCGAACAGCCCCATCTGGGCGAGTTCGCGATCACGGACGAGCTGACCGAATACCGCTTTCCGTCCGACCACAACGCCTGGTGGATGCCCGCGCGCGAACCCTACTACGAGAGCCTCGCCCGCCACACCCCCATCTCGCGGATGGACACGGTCAACACGCCGCTCACGCTGGAATGCGCCGGCGGAGGGTATCTCGCCCTGCACGAGGCCGATCTGACGGACTACGCCAAAATGAGCCTCTACCCCGACGGAACCACCCTGCGCTGCCACCTCACCCCGTGGTCCACGGGGGTGAAGGTCTACGCACGGACGCCTTTCCGCACGCCGTGGCGCACGATGATCGTCGCCGACACGCCGGGCGGTCTGGTAACTTCGCGGCTCATGCTCAACCTCAACGAGCCGTGCCGCATCGAGGACACCTCGTGGATCCGCCCCGCCAAATATGTCGGCATCTGGTGGTCGATGCATCTCTTTCAGGAGACCTGGGCGCAGGGACCCCGCCACGGCGCCACGACCGAAAACGCGAAACGTTACATCGACTTCGCCGCGGAACACGGCATCGAGGGCGTGCTGGTCGAGGGGTGGAACGTCGGCTGGGACGGCGAGTGGACCAAAAACACGGACCGGATCCGCTTCACGGAGCCCTATCCGGACTTCGACATCGAAGCCGTTGCCGGCTACGCCGCCCAAAAGGGCGTGGAACTGATCGGCCACCACGAAACGGGGGCCGATACGAAGAATTACGAGGCCCAGCTGGAGGAGGCTTTCGCGTTCTATAAAAATCACGGCGTCGATTACGTCAAAACGGGCTACGTCAATGTGCTGATGGACGGAAAGGAGCTGCACGACAGCCAGTACGGCGTGCGGCACTACCGCCGCGTGATCGAGACGGCAGCCCGCTGCGGCATGATGATCGACAACCACGAACCGGTCATGCCCACGGGGATAGAACGCACGTGGCCCAACCTGATGACGCAGGAGGGCGTCCGCGGTCAGGAGTACAACGCCTGGTCGCCCGACGGCGGAAATCCGCCCGAGCACACCACCGTGGTGCCGTTCCTGCGCGGACTGGCCGGGCCGATGGACTACACGTTCGGGACGTTCCGTTTCGACAACCCCGTCTCGCCCTTCGCGCGGGTGCAGTCGACCATCGCGCGCGAGCTGGCGCACTACGTGGTGATTTACAGCCCGCTCCAGATGGCCTCGGACCTGCCCGAAAACTACCGCGGACACAAGGCCTTCGACTTCATCCGCGACGTACCCACCGACTGGGAGCGGACGCTCGTGCCCGCGGCCGTGATCGGCGACTATGCCGTATTCGTGCGGCAGGACCGCAGCTCGGAGGACTGGTACCTCGGCGCCGTCACCGACGAGGAGCCCCGCACGGTCGGCGTGCCCCTCACGTTCCTCGCGCCCGGGGTGACCTACACGGCGCAGATTTACGCCGACGGCGAGGGCGCCGACTGGAAAACCAATCCCTATGCCGTTGACTACGAAGAGCGTCCCGTAACGGCCGCCGATACGCTGACCGTGAGCATGGCTTCGGGCGGCGGATGCGCCGTTAGGTTCGCCGCACCTGAAAAAACACCGATCCGATGA